Proteins encoded within one genomic window of Ornithodoros turicata isolate Travis unplaced genomic scaffold, ASM3712646v1 ctg00000838.1, whole genome shotgun sequence:
- the LOC135375182 gene encoding endothelin-converting enzyme 1-like, which translates to MQDLTPDNFAKNIVLTRQGGARIFWKRFRQQDGYINAINTVLDLIGINEVVNAFNLAQYSAIVIPPPIMYAPFFIFHGPPEVNYAGLGATITHEFMHSYDNERMFSDNSTEGVTKNSLAAYKKLVGCLQSVIHKAPRARTFEEREKEYLADALGIQSLERAWRKAAESTSVTLGYVRGFTRDQLFYVSYGITWCGIPSLQVSVTHPDFDERCNVQLMNSDHFSRVFNCPPGSPMNPSEKCRFW; encoded by the coding sequence ATGCAGGACTTGACGCCTGACAATTTCGCAAAAAATATTGTGCTGACAAGGCAGGGCGGAGCTCGAATATTCTGGAAACGGTTTCGACAGCAGGATGGTTACATTAATGCGATAAACACTGTATTGGACTTGATAGGCATTAATGAAGTTGTGAATGCCTTCAATCTCGCTCAATACAGCGCAATTGTCATACCTCCACCCATTATGTACGCACCATTCTTCATATTCCATGGGCCTCCAGAAGTGAACTACGCGGGTCTTGGAGCAACTATTACCCACGAATTTATGCACAGCTATGACAACGAACGTATGTTTTCCGACAACAGCACCGAGGGAGTCACAAAGAATAGCCTGGCTGCTTACAAGAAATTAGTCGGATGTCTCCAGTCGGTTATCCACAAAGCACCCAGAGCCAGAACGTTCGAGGAACGCGAGAAGGAATACCTCGCCGATGCGTTGGGAATACAATCACTTGAGAGAGCATGGAGAAAAGCAGCGGAAAGCACAAGCGTTACACTTGGATATGTTAGAGGCTTCACGAGAGACCAATTGTTCTATGTGTCCTATGGCATTACATGGTGTGGTATTCCAAGCTTACAGGTTTCGGTAACCCACCCCGACTTTGACGAAAGGTGCAACGTCCAACTCATGAACTCTGACCACTTCAGTCGAGTCTTCAACTGCCCACCTGGGTCACCCATGAATCCGTCAGAGAAATGTCGCTTTTGGTAG
- the LOC135375200 gene encoding uncharacterized protein LOC135375200, with amino-acid sequence MNSYPSPSSGVICNPSEFEEAQERVNRFQKLVKTATFIVAASVVVLATWYFIDQSQTSVTTTHANATTLHATKDSKTGRTTPVNNHESTGENNGHTRPENVCDTEDCHFMRRLIDLSVDKKLNPCDNFFTYVCNGAVRSMQGLAYGFHEYVYANLQKSAEQWMINGIIRPGKQSGYQKVLAFYASCVDTRHITSEKNYMETFLRKRKLALIERLDFDPLKKQIEFMLIGLSILFEYNMVSYSAAGQAYILLQYKEGAAKTMAGEPRPVDERKSIVEKILKFVFSVDTIDEQTVNSILEAEDKISQLTDDQTESTSITFPMSQVGFTEGSDENMSSRWIQALEEHRSLLGDIDTITLQMRRSHVSLLHNIFGSTPLIDKHLLQTLFAWIITYDLYELSGFLESARQPHTVRVWCYESAKRTFPSVATLKVLHQIVNQSRVDAVREMADYIFKEIAASFKTSQWLDNPTREAALKKTITDVKNNRLPV; translated from the exons ATGAATTCCTATCCCTCTCCGTCCTCTGGGGTGATCTGCAACCCATCG GAATTCGAGGAGGCGCAAGAAAGAGTCAACCGCTTCCAGAAGCTCGTGAAGACAGCGACGTTCATCGTTGCCGCCTCTGTTGTGGTACTAGCCACGTGGTATTTCATCGACCAATCACAAACATCAGTCACAACAACCCACGCCAACGCGACAACACTGCACGCAACAAAAGACAGCAAGACGGGGCGCACGACTCCGGTCAATAATCACGAATCTACGGGCGAGAATAACGGCCATACGAGGCCTGAAAATGTGTGTGACACTGAGGACTGTCATTTCATGCGTCGCTTGATTGACCTGTCTGTCGACAAAAAGCTTAATCCTTGTGACAACTTCTTCACATACGTTTGCAACGGTGCCGTTCGAAGTATGCAAGGTCTGGCTTACGGATTTCACGAATACGTATATGCGAATCTACAGAAGAGTGCGGAACAATGGATGATCAATGGAATAATACGACCAGGGAAACAAAGTGGATACCAGAAAGTACTCGCTTTTTATGCCTCCTGCGTCGATACAAGACACATCACATCAGAGAAAAACTACATGGAGACATTTCTTAGGAAACGAAAGTTGGCGTTGATCGAGCGCTTAGATTTTGACCCGTTGAAGAAGCAAATAGAATTCATGTTGATTGGGTTATCGATACTGTTTGAATATAATATGGTGTCTTACAGTGCGGCCGGTCAAGCCTATATTTTATTGCAATACAAAGAGGGCGCGGCTAAGACTATGGCAGGCGAGCCACGTCCAGTCGATGAACGAAAATCCATTGTGGAAAAAATTTTAAAATTTGTGTTTTCTGTTGACACCATAGACGAACAGACTGTAAATTCCATTCTGGAGGCCGAAGACAAAATATCGCAGCTGACGGACGATCAAACAGAGTCAACATCTATCACGTTTCCAATGTCTCAAGTAGGATTCACGGAAGGCAGCGATGAAAACATGTCATCACGGTGGATCCAAGCACTGGAAGAACACAGATCTTTGCTCGGGGATATTGATACGATTACCCTTCAGATGCGAAGATCTCACGTTTCCCTTCTTCACAACATCTTCGGGAGCACTCCTCTTATCGATAAACATCTTCTGCAGACGTTATTTGCCTGGATAATAACTTACGACCTGTATGAGCTGTCTGGTTTCCTGGAATCAGCAAGACAACCTCACACTGTCCGGGTGTGGTGCTACGAATCCGCTAAGAGGACCTTCCCGTCGGTAGCGACTCTTAAGGTGTTGCATCAAATCGTCAATCAATCCAGAGTGGACGCTGTCAGAGAAATGGCTGATTACATTTTTAAAGAAATTGCTGCATCATTTAAGACGTCCCAGTGGCTAGACAATCCTACGAGGGAAGCAGCACTAAAAAAAACTATCACTGACGTCAAGAATAATCGGCTACCCGTTTAA
- the LOC135375183 gene encoding uncharacterized protein LOC135375183: MNLFTLGRILTDTEKTVTWIHEKGLVPTTMICPRCGHQLVSKPCQRTFGRFRCRRNHPEFCQSTTIGTWFENTRLAPEQVLVLTYCFATKMTFRQAVKEASLDSTMSEATVTDWYSYCREVCTDSLSDVHRGKIGGTNHVVEIDECKIGRRKYQRGRVVEGTWILGLIDVDTKELRLAICPDNKRDKNTLLALIDANVEKGTTICTDCWKGYCGLSAEGFQHMTVNHQYQFVDPDTGVTTNHIESQWRPLRHRLARGGVTSDNMAHHLTEYLWRLDCTNKHEDPFDRMLSDIKRLYTPGHRTEA, from the coding sequence ATGAACCTCTTCACTCTCGGACGAATACTTACGGACACTGAAAAAACAGTGACATGGATTCACGAGAAAGGATTGGTCCCTACCACCATGATATGCCCCCGTTGTGGCCACCAACTAGTGTCCAAGCCGTGCCAGCGCACTTTCGGTCGCTTTCGGTGCCGCCGCAACCACCCGGAATTTTGCCAGTCCACCACTATCGGGACCTGGTTTGAGAACACTCGATTGGCGCCGGAGCAAGTACTCGTACTCACCTACTGCTTCGCAACAAAAATGACCTTCCGGCAAGCAGTCAAAGAAGCATCCCTGGACAGTACCATGTCCGAGGCGACAGTCACGGACTGGTATTCGTATTGCAGGGAAGTGTGTACTGACTCCCTTTCAGACGTACACAGGGGAAAAATCGGAGGCACAAACCACGTCGTAGAAATCGACGAATGCAAAATAGGCCGACGCAAATATCAACGTGGTCGTGTTGTGGAGGGAACCTGGATCCTGGGCCTTATCGATGTGGACACAAAGGAGCTCCGACTTGCCATTTGTCCTGACAACAAAAGGGACAAAAACACGCTCCTTGCCCTCATCGATGCCAATGTGGAAAAGGGGACCACAATATGCACTGACTGCTGGAAGGGCTACTGTGGACTATCTGCTGAAGGCTTCCAGCATATGACCGTCAACCATCAGTACCAGTTTGTGGACCCAGACACCGGTGTGACCACAAACCACATCGAGTCACAATGGAGGCCACTCCGACACAGGCTTGCCAGAGGAGGAGTGACCAGCGACAACATGGCACACCACCTCACCGAATACCTCTGGAGATTGGACTGTACAAACAAACATGAAGACCCTTTCGACAGGATGCTCAGTGACATTAAGCGCCTGTACACACCTGGACATCGCACTGAAGCCTAG
- the LOC135375184 gene encoding endothelin-converting enzyme-like 1 — protein sequence MWTLGGEPGFEEAQERVNRFQKLVKTATFIVAASVVVLATWYFIDQSQTSVTTTHANATTLHATKDSKTGRTTPVNNHESTGEINGHTRPENVCDTEDCHFMRRLIDLSVDKKLNPCDNFFTYVCNGAARSMQGLAYGFHEYVYANLQNRVEQWMINGIIRPGKQSGYQKVLAFYASCVDTRHITSEKNYVETFLRKRKLALIERLDFDPLKKQIEFMLIGLSILFEYNMVSYSTAGQAYILLQYKEGAAKTMAGEPRPVDERKSIVEKILKFVFSVDTIDEQTVNSILEAEDKISQLTDDQTESTSITFPMSQVGFTEGSDENMSSRWIQALEEHRSLLGDIDTITLQMRRSHVSLLHNIFGSTPLIDKHLLQTLFAWIITYDLYELSGFLDSARQPHTVRAWCYESAKRTFPSVATLKVLHEIVNQSRVDAVREMADYIFKEIAASFKTSQWLDNPTREAALKKLSLTSRIIGYPFNLSSGEAVDRYLEPMQDLTPGNFAKNIVLTRQGGARIFWKRFRQQDGYINAINTVLELIGFTQIVNAFNLAQYNGIFIPPPIMYAPFFIFHGPPEVNYAGVGSTITHEIMHSYDNEHMFSDNSTEGVTKNSLAAYKKLVGCLQSVIHKAPRARTFEEREKEYLADALGIQSLGRAWRKAAESTNVTLGYVTGFTRDQLFYVSYAIKWCGIPSLNVFKTHPDLDERCNVQLMNSDHFSRVFNCPPGSPMNPSEKCRFW from the exons ATGTGGACGCTAGGCGGGGAGCCC GGATTCGAGGAGGCGCAAGAAAGAGTCAACCGCTTCCAGAAGCTTGTGAAGACAGCGACGTTCATCGTTGCCGCCTCTGTTGTGGTACTAGCCACGTGGTATTTCATCGACCAATCACAAACATCAGTCACAACAACCCACGCCAACGCGACAACACTGCACGCAACAAAAGACAGCAAGACGGGGCGCACGACGCCGGTCAATAATCACGAATCTACGGGCGAGATTAACGGCCATACGAGGCCTGAAAATGTGTGTGACACTGAGGACTGTCATTTCATGCGTCGCTTGATTGACCTGTCTGTCGACAAAAAGCTTAATCCTTGTGACAACTTCTTCACATACGTTTGCAACGGTGCCGCTCGCAGTATGCAAGGTCTGGCTTACGGATTTCACGAATACGTATATGCGAATCTACAGAATCGTGTGGAACAATGGATGATCAATGGAATAATACGACCAGGGAAACAAAGTGGATACCAGAAAGTACTCGCTTTTTATGCCTCCTGCGTCGATACAAGACACATCACATCAGAGAAAAACTACGTGGAGACATTTCTTAGGAAACGAAAGTTAGCGTTGATCGAGCGCTTAGATTTTGACCCGTTGAAGAAGCAAATAGAATTCATGTTGATTGGGTTATCGATACTGTTTGAATATAATATGGTGTCTTACAGTACGGCCGGTCAAGCCTATATTTTATTGCAATACAAAGAGGGCGCGGCTAAGACTATGGCAGGCGAGCCACGTCCAGTGGATGAACGAAAATCCATTGTGGAAAAAATTTTAAAATTTGTGTTTTCTGTTGACACTATAGACGAACAGACTGTAAATTCCATTCTGGAGGCCGAAGACAAAATATCGCAGCTGACGGACGATCAAACAGAGTCCACATCTATCACGTTTCCAATGTCTCAAGTAGGATTCACAGAAGGCAGCGATGAAAACATGTCATCACGGTGGATCCAAGCACTGGAAGAACACAGATCTTTGCTCGGTGATATTGATACGATTACCCTTCAGATGCGAAGGTCTCACGTTTCCCTTCTTCACAACATTTTCGGGAGCACTCCTCTTATCGATAAACATCTTCTGCAAACGTTATTTGCCTGGATAATAACTTACGACCTGTATGAGCTGTCTGGTTTCCTGGACTCAGCAAGACAACCTCACACTGTCCGGGCGTGGTGCTACGAATCCGCTAAGAGGACCTTCCCGTCGGTAGCGACTCTTAAGGTGTTGCATGAAATCGTCAATCAATCCAGAGTGGACGCTGTCAGAGAAATGGCTGATTACATTTTTAAAGAAATTGCTGCATCATTTAAGACGTCCCAGTGGCTAGACAATCCTACGAGGGAAGCAGCACTAAAAAAACTATCACTGACGTCAAGAATAATCGGCTACCCGTTTAATTTGTCGTCAGGAGAAGCGGTCGATAGGTATCTGGAGCCAATGCAGGACTTGACGCCGGGCAATTTCGCAAAAAATATTGTGCTGACAAGGCAGGGCGGAGCTCGAATATTCTGGAAACGTTTTCGACAGCAGGATGGTTACATTAATGCAATAAACACTGTATTGGAATTGATAGGCTTTACGCAAATTGTGAATGCCTTCAATCTCGCTCAATACAACGGAATTTTCATACCTCCACCCATTATGTACGCACCATTCTTCATATTCCATGGGCCTCCAGAAGTGAACTACGCGGGTGTTGGATCAACTATTACCCACGAAATTATGCACAGCTATGACAACGAACATATGTTTTCCGACAACAGCACCGAGGGAGTCACAAAGAATAGCTTGGCTGCGTACAAGAAATTAGTCGGATGTCTCCAGTCGGTTATCCACAAAGCACCCAGAGCCAGAACGTTCGAGGAACGCGAGAAGGAGTACCTCGCCGACGCGTTGGGAATACAGTCACTTGGGAGAGCATGGAGAAAAGCAGCTGAGAGCACAAACGTTACGCTTGGATATGTTACAGGCTTCACGAGAGACCAATTGTTCTATGTGTCCTATGCCATTAAATGGTGTGGCATTCCAAGCTTAAATGTTTTTAAAACCCACCCCGACCTTGACGAAAGGTGCAACGTCCAACTCATGAACTCTGACCACTTCAGTCGAGTTTTTAACTGCCCACCTGGGTCACCCATGAATCCGTCAGAGAAATGTCGCTTCTGGTAG
- the LOC135375203 gene encoding neprilysin-21-like has protein sequence MADVESALSRYLAVAGEESTTWSFIHQAAKFLEVCTNSVRFGFSWEDVKEVLSDFGIAGWPYTTNPKDVDLVSLAGKMERDMGFSPFADVTLYNYSVISGYHVQISPPTTLLRRFILHRNSTGLPVAVYEAELRKVFDQFLYDKNDGARLANDIFAFEKHMEAICTVVAVPVNERFVHVRELGKVSKWDWKKFLAVVFDGVRNQTDDIVICVRCSFFKRLTVVIEQTPPDTLINYIGLRILVTLAPLLPEEHPFLIMLSQKIAGLGGVTERLHSCMNLLERAYHYGTAMIARMSLSRNFLNIYKTHYDREVTRLIQSLTRAVIRRTSKIGWMSGDHERTIAAAKFQTVVHEVFGTAPSLYWPALYYGVSSPRFNDSDALRSYVKLLRHTRRTYLASSSPNLDFDAKYAGSVFVPETAYFHSRSVLFVPQAVVGFLNHVSNTIDSSLIPVVGRTILEGLMRVLDGVGAHIDDKHVLRVWWTANTSSNINALKNCLIGQYATMYWPNADMKQWESYVDINRLLRETALLPPLYDAFVASGPSPMNVKVADNSVLDSRKLFFVNYALSLCDHYRRNDIVRLQRKLRIVPGDVLVNLAVMNSNAFSQVYKCDAGSAMNPVKRCVFW, from the exons ATGGCGGACGTCGAAAGCGCCCTATCGCGGTACTTGGCAGTAGCAGGCGAGGAGTCGACCACCTGGAGCTTCATACACCAGGCTGCCAAGTTTTTGGAAGTTTGCACCAATTCCGTGAGGTTTGGGTTCTCCTGGGAAGACGTGAAAGAGGTGTTGAGCGACTTCGGCATTGCAG GTTGGCCGTACACAACTAACCCCAAAGACGTCGACCTCGTCTCCCTCGCCGGCAAGATGGAAAGGGATATGGGATTCAGTCCGTTCGCTGACGTCACCCTATACAACTATTCCGTCATATCTGGCTACCACGTTCAAATCTCACCTCCCACCACCCTCTTACGGAGATTCATCTTGCATCGGAACTCAACTGGGCTTCCCGTTGCGGTTTACGAGGCTGAATTACGGAAAGTATTCGACCAGTTTTTATATGATAAGAACGACGGCGCTCGACTTGCGAACGACATCTTTGCATTCGAAAAACACATGGAAGCGATTTGCACAGTGGTAGCTGTTCCGGTGAACGAGAGGTTCGTCCACGTACGCGAACTGGGCAAAGTCTCCAAGTGGGACTGGAAGAAATTTCTCGCCGTCGTGTTCGACGGTGTCCGAAACCAGACGGACGATATCGTTATATGCGTCCGGTGTTCTTTCTTCAAGAGGTTAACCGTAGTAATCGAACAAACTCCACCCGACACACTGATAAACTACATCGGCCTTCGTATATTAGTGACCCTGGCACCTTTACTACCGGAAGAGCACCCGTTTCTGATAATGCTGAGCCAGAAGATAGCGGGACTCGGCGGTGTTACTGAGCGCCTACATTCTTGCATGAACCTCCTGGAAAGGGCCTACCATTACGGAACTGCCATGATAGCTCGCATGTCGTTGTCGAGGAACTTCTTAAACATTTACAAGACCCACTATGACAGAGAAGTTACCCGGCTGATCCAGTCGCTCACGCGCGCAGTGATCCGAAGGACGAGTAAGATAGGCTGGATGTCTGGAGACCACGAGCGAACGATCGCTGCCGCCAAGTTCCAGACTGTCGTTCACGAGGTCTTCGGGACTGCCCCCAGTCTCTACTGGCCGGCCTTGTATTACGGCGTCTCTTCGCCGCGATTCAACGACAGCGACGCCCTACGGAGTTACGTGAAGCTCCTACGACACACTAGGCGAACTTACCTGGCTTCGAGTTCCCCCAACTTGGACTTTGACGCCAAGTACGCCGGGAGCGTATTTGTACCGGAGACTGCCTACTTCCACTCCAGAAGCGTCCTCTTCGTACCCCAAGCTGTAGTTGGCTTTTTGAACCACGTCTCTAATACGATCGATAGCAGTCTTATTCCCGTCGTTGGGAGAACAATCCTGGAGGGACTGATGAGGGTCCTGGACGGTGTTGGAGCCCATATTGACGACAAGCACGTCTTGAGGGTCTGGTGGACTGCCAATACGTCGTCCAATATCAACGCCTTGAAGAACTGTCTCATTGGTCAGTATGCGACGATGTACTGGCCTAACGCTGACATGAAGCAGTGGGAGAGCTACGTTGACATCAACAGATTACTCCGCGAGACAGCGCTACTGCCTCCACTGTACGATGCATTCGTGGCCAGTGGTCCGTCGCCGATGAATGTAAAGGTTGCTGACAACAGCGTGTTGGATTCGAGAAAACTGTTTTTCGTCAACTACGCGTTGTCCTTATGCGATCATTACCGACGCAATGACATAGTGCGCTTGCAGAGGAAGTTGAGGATTGTACCCGGTGACGTTTTGGTTAACCTGGCGGTGATGAACTCGAATGCGTTCTCGCAGGTATATAAGTGCGATGCAGGTTCCGCCATGAATCCCGTGAAACGGTGCGTGTTCTGGTGA